Proteins encoded in a region of the Longimicrobiaceae bacterium genome:
- a CDS encoding ABC transporter ATP-binding protein translates to MDLTLDRIELATPDGAPLLVAASAAFGPGVTALTGRNGAGKSTLLRAVFGLHPLAGGTVRFGPYDHVRDRAAFLERAAFMPQNFTAYPELTGREFLVYFLRLRAVARREADERAREWLGAVGLGKAGEMRTGTYSQGMLQRLGFAYAMQTGAPLCVMDEPFAGVDPDARAALTDLLFDGMEGRTVLLTTHHVEEMTERGASVARVSGGSVTTLEPALR, encoded by the coding sequence TTGGACCTCACCCTGGACCGCATCGAGCTGGCGACGCCGGACGGCGCGCCGCTGCTGGTGGCGGCGAGCGCGGCGTTCGGGCCCGGCGTCACGGCGCTCACGGGCCGCAACGGCGCGGGCAAGTCCACGCTGCTGCGTGCCGTCTTCGGCCTGCATCCCCTGGCCGGGGGCACCGTCCGTTTCGGCCCGTACGACCACGTGCGGGACCGCGCGGCGTTCCTGGAGCGCGCGGCGTTCATGCCGCAGAACTTCACCGCGTACCCGGAGCTCACGGGGCGCGAGTTCCTCGTCTACTTCCTGCGCCTGCGCGCGGTGGCGCGGCGCGAGGCGGACGAGCGGGCGCGCGAGTGGCTGGGCGCGGTGGGCCTGGGGAAGGCGGGGGAGATGCGGACCGGAACGTACAGCCAGGGCATGCTGCAGCGGCTGGGCTTCGCGTACGCCATGCAGACGGGCGCGCCGCTGTGCGTGATGGACGAGCCGTTCGCGGGCGTGGACCCGGATGCGCGCGCGGCGCTCACCGACCTGCTGTTCGACGGGATGGAGGGGCGCACCGTCCTGCTCACCACGCACCACGTGGAGGAGATGACGGAGCGAGGCGCGTCGGTCGCCCGCGTGAGCGGCGGCTCCGTGACGACGCTCGAACCGGCGCTCCGATGA